A window from Bacteroidota bacterium encodes these proteins:
- a CDS encoding ISNCY family transposase: protein MKELQRYEVAQKLIKKQISEDEARKSMGLKSVRQVRRIKQKVIKDGAQGIIHKSRGKASNRKLKEEFIKEVMQIINEKYHDFKPTFAAEKLLENHNLRINKESLRQLMIKEKLWKPKSRKRPKQRHTWRPRRSNYGEMQQFDGSYHKWFEDRGEEACLLVSIDDATSKITEAKFDKNEGVVAVFKFWLQYFKKNGLPLSIYLDKFSTYKINHKLAVDNKDLLTQFQRAMKQVGIETITAHSPQAKGRVERAFGTLQDRLTKELKLANISSIKEANQFLKTYIPKFNQKFSVVPKNQANLHKEIDKQTEKKLPQIFSRQLERKVNNDYTIMFENGFYQLNEIQPTTVFKKDTVIMEKHLNEEIKICLNGHYLKYEVLPERPKKQNIKLCALTRQKSGYIPPKDHIWRKFNYSTKSAQKNKLELTSV from the coding sequence ATGAAAGAATTACAACGTTATGAAGTTGCTCAAAAGCTAATAAAAAAACAAATAAGCGAAGATGAAGCACGCAAATCAATGGGGCTAAAAAGTGTCAGACAAGTCCGCAGAATAAAGCAGAAGGTTATAAAGGATGGTGCCCAGGGAATAATCCATAAAAGCAGAGGAAAGGCTAGTAACCGAAAATTAAAAGAGGAATTTATAAAAGAAGTAATGCAAATAATAAATGAAAAATATCATGATTTTAAACCAACATTTGCGGCAGAAAAATTATTGGAAAATCATAACTTAAGAATAAACAAAGAAAGTTTACGGCAATTAATGATTAAGGAAAAACTATGGAAGCCTAAATCAAGAAAAAGACCAAAGCAAAGACATACCTGGAGACCTAGAAGAAGTAATTATGGAGAGATGCAGCAATTTGACGGATCATATCATAAATGGTTTGAAGATCGAGGAGAAGAAGCATGTTTACTAGTTTCGATAGATGATGCCACAAGTAAAATAACAGAAGCCAAATTTGATAAAAATGAAGGAGTAGTAGCAGTATTTAAGTTTTGGCTTCAATATTTTAAAAAGAATGGATTACCACTTTCAATATACCTTGATAAATTTAGTACTTATAAAATCAATCACAAGTTAGCAGTAGATAACAAAGACTTATTAACACAATTTCAGAGAGCAATGAAACAAGTAGGGATTGAAACAATTACAGCGCACAGTCCTCAAGCCAAAGGAAGAGTAGAAAGAGCTTTTGGGACATTACAAGATCGATTAACAAAAGAATTAAAATTAGCTAATATTTCAAGCATAAAAGAAGCCAATCAATTTTTAAAAACTTATATTCCAAAATTCAATCAAAAATTTAGTGTAGTACCTAAGAACCAAGCTAATTTACACAAAGAAATTGATAAACAGACAGAAAAAAAACTACCCCAAATATTTTCCAGACAATTAGAAAGAAAGGTAAATAATGATTATACAATTATGTTTGAAAATGGCTTCTATCAACTAAATGAAATACAGCCAACAACAGTTTTTAAAAAAGATACTGTCATTATGGAGAAACATCTGAACGAGGAAATAAAAATTTGTCTTAATGGACATTATCTCAAATATGAAGTTTTACCGGAAAGACCCAAAAAACAAAATATTAAACTTTGTGCTTTAACCAGACAAAAATCCGGGTATATACCTCCAAAAGATCATATATGGAGAAAGTTTAATTATTCAACTAAAAGTGCTCAAAAAAACAAATTAGAGTTAACGTCAGTTTAA